One window from the genome of Candidatus Zixiibacteriota bacterium encodes:
- a CDS encoding leucyl aminopeptidase, translating into MILKYSAEDPAGTAADCLVLCVTQYDKPVDPYLKRLDAGTRGGITRLRQTEEFFGKDGQYAVILSPEGFAAPQVVLVGVGERRVAGHDAYRRALGRIANLPALTRAESLAIHLGTATRADCFQAAAEGYLLGGWKQREFKSGEEAKDPRRTTRITFMVKGRAQLRPLQQAVERGWTIAEGQLLVRRLAGTPSNRLTPSLYAQEAAALARRHKIEVTVLDEAAIKKEKMGALLAVAQGSAQKPRFVVLRYHGGGRGQKPVVLVGKGVTFDTGGISLKDPLNMHEMKGDMAGSAAVLAALVTAARLRLRINLVGLMPLAENMPSGTATRPGDIVTSRKGKTIEIINTDAEGRLLLADALDYANTFNPQAVIDIATLTGATLYILGYAGAPILGNHEGLLARIKAGSAATGERVWPLPIWDDMREQMKSPIADLTNSGGKPAGTIAAAAFLENFVGDWPWAHIDIAYVDVEPAGRPYVPKGPTGFGLRLLVDLLMRWKKLEGKKR; encoded by the coding sequence ATGATACTGAAGTATTCGGCGGAAGACCCGGCCGGGACCGCAGCCGACTGCCTGGTCCTGTGCGTGACGCAGTATGACAAGCCGGTCGATCCGTATTTGAAGCGGCTCGACGCGGGGACGCGGGGGGGGATCACGCGGCTGCGCCAGACGGAGGAGTTTTTCGGCAAGGACGGGCAGTATGCGGTGATTCTGAGCCCGGAGGGTTTCGCCGCCCCGCAGGTGGTGCTGGTCGGGGTCGGCGAGCGCCGTGTCGCCGGCCATGACGCCTACCGCAGGGCGCTGGGGCGGATCGCGAACCTGCCGGCGCTCACCCGCGCCGAGTCGCTGGCGATCCATCTCGGCACGGCGACGAGGGCGGATTGCTTTCAGGCGGCGGCGGAAGGGTATCTGCTCGGCGGGTGGAAGCAGCGCGAGTTCAAGTCCGGCGAGGAGGCCAAAGACCCGCGGCGGACGACCCGGATCACGTTCATGGTCAAGGGGCGGGCGCAGCTCAGGCCGCTGCAGCAGGCGGTGGAGCGCGGGTGGACGATCGCGGAGGGACAACTCCTGGTGCGGCGCCTGGCCGGCACGCCGTCGAACCGCCTCACGCCCTCGCTCTACGCCCAGGAGGCCGCGGCGCTCGCCCGCCGGCACAAGATCGAGGTCACGGTGCTCGACGAGGCTGCGATCAAAAAGGAGAAGATGGGAGCGCTGCTCGCGGTCGCGCAGGGATCGGCGCAGAAACCGAGGTTTGTCGTGCTGCGCTACCACGGGGGCGGGCGCGGGCAGAAGCCGGTGGTGCTGGTCGGCAAGGGCGTGACATTCGACACGGGCGGGATCAGCCTGAAGGATCCGCTCAACATGCACGAGATGAAGGGGGACATGGCCGGCTCGGCGGCGGTCCTGGCGGCGCTCGTGACGGCGGCGCGCCTGCGGCTCCGGATCAACCTGGTCGGGCTCATGCCGCTGGCGGAGAATATGCCCTCGGGTACGGCCACGCGGCCGGGAGACATCGTAACCTCGCGCAAGGGAAAGACGATCGAGATCATCAACACCGACGCCGAGGGGCGCCTTCTCCTGGCCGACGCCCTCGACTACGCGAACACGTTCAATCCGCAGGCGGTGATCGACATCGCCACGCTCACCGGGGCGACGCTGTACATCCTCGGCTACGCCGGTGCGCCCATCCTGGGGAACCATGAAGGTCTGCTGGCGCGGATCAAAGCTGGGTCCGCGGCCACCGGGGAACGGGTGTGGCCGCTGCCGATCTGGGACGACATGCGGGAGCAGATGAAGTCGCCGATCGCCGATCTGACGAACTCGGGCGGCAAGCCGGCCGGGACCATCGCGGCGGCGGCCTTCCTGGAGAACTTCGTCGGCGACTGGCCCTGGGCGCACATCGACATCGCTTATGTTGATGTGGAGCCGGCCGGCAGGCCGTATGTCCCGAAAGGGCCGACCGGATTCGGGCTGCGGCTGCTGGTGGACCTGCTGATGCGCTGGAAGAAGCTGGAGGGGAAGAAGCGGTAG
- the aroC gene encoding chorismate synthase, with translation MLTYVTAGESHGPQLTAILDGLPAGFRIDPAEVNYQLARRQKGFGRGGRMKIERDEAEFVSGVRGGVTMGGPITLVIRNRDWENWARIMHPLEPMPGELDLRDRQRTAATRRPRPGHADLPGAVKWNHHDMRNVLERASARETAARTALGALARQLLEHFGVEFASHVVRIGEVEVPRGYDLSDLTRVREVTEASEVRCLDAAAGERMIEAIRAARAVRDSLGGIVEIIVRGLPIGLGGFSQWRQRLDGRLAGALMAVPSVKGVEIGLGFAAAGRRGSEAHDEIFYDPDGDPRRKRFLRRTNNAGGIEGGVTNGEDVVVRVAGKPLSTLNRPLRTVDVATKEPGEAMVERTDTCAVPALGVIGEGVAALVLAEAFLEKFGADNLAETERNFTTYLDTQF, from the coding sequence ATGCTGACGTATGTGACAGCCGGCGAATCGCACGGCCCGCAACTGACGGCGATCCTCGACGGTCTTCCGGCGGGGTTCCGGATCGACCCGGCCGAGGTCAATTACCAGTTGGCGCGGCGCCAGAAGGGATTCGGGCGGGGCGGGCGCATGAAAATCGAGCGCGACGAGGCCGAGTTCGTCTCGGGTGTGCGCGGCGGGGTGACCATGGGGGGACCGATCACGCTGGTGATCCGGAACCGCGACTGGGAAAACTGGGCGCGGATCATGCACCCGCTCGAACCGATGCCGGGGGAGCTGGATCTGCGCGACCGGCAGCGGACCGCCGCCACCCGGCGTCCCCGGCCCGGGCACGCCGACCTTCCGGGGGCCGTCAAATGGAACCACCACGACATGCGCAACGTGCTGGAGCGGGCTTCGGCGCGGGAGACGGCGGCGCGGACGGCGCTCGGGGCGCTGGCGCGCCAGCTGCTCGAGCATTTCGGCGTCGAGTTCGCTTCCCACGTCGTGCGGATCGGCGAGGTCGAAGTCCCCCGCGGCTATGACCTCAGCGATCTGACCCGGGTCCGCGAGGTCACGGAGGCCTCGGAAGTGCGCTGTCTCGACGCCGCGGCCGGAGAGCGGATGATCGAGGCGATCCGGGCGGCCCGCGCGGTGCGTGATTCGCTGGGGGGAATTGTCGAGATCATCGTCCGCGGGCTGCCGATCGGCCTGGGCGGGTTCTCGCAGTGGCGGCAGCGGCTCGACGGCCGCCTGGCGGGGGCGCTCATGGCGGTGCCCTCGGTGAAGGGGGTCGAGATCGGCCTGGGTTTCGCCGCCGCAGGGCGGCGCGGGTCCGAAGCGCACGACGAAATCTTCTACGATCCCGACGGCGACCCGCGGCGCAAGCGGTTCCTCCGCCGGACGAACAACGCGGGGGGAATCGAGGGGGGCGTCACCAACGGCGAGGATGTGGTCGTGCGGGTGGCGGGAAAACCGCTCTCCACGCTCAATCGGCCGCTCCGGACGGTGGATGTGGCCACGAAGGAGCCGGGGGAGGCGATGGTGGAGCGGACCGACACCTGCGCCGTGCCGGCGCTGGGCGTGATCGGCGAGGGCGTGGCGGCGCTCGTGCTGGCGGAGGCGTTCCTGGAGAAGTTCGGGGCGGACAACCTGGCCGAAACGGAACGCAACTTCACCACCTATCTCGACACGCAATTCTAG
- a CDS encoding HDOD domain-containing protein, producing MDRIGIIEQIRRNDRLLSIPQVLSKVLEEVGKENFSPDSLAKVILNDPNLTSRILHLVNSPFYHRLAEIKTVNQAISVMGVTTVKCLALSTSIFHPDKVSAESGIDAKAFFQYELAVAAAAEQTAKAVKYRSPEEAMIAGLLQDIGVLFFLHHYPREYRRVAQRKDKSCTLAEAEREVFSIDHTEVGGYLAEAWKLPEYIRAAIREHHETAMVGEQQTLSNIVRMAVLLTNDHFSGYEPRIEQRLEDINRVSRGLGIEKKTLDEISSSLLAATISTAEFLGVDIGNVEEMLVKANQEIWKSYLTIENLFKERQALTQKLLAEERAKGAIESKNIAMATLSHYLNNAVMAIYGRSQLLRMQHGKGAAASPLLEKLPSNLDVIDRSVKKIVAVLEEMKELSPIDKQKFYNMSEALNIDDRIARRMESMETSGDIGGVLTAAEEAAHLGS from the coding sequence ATGGATCGAATCGGGATTATCGAGCAAATACGCCGGAACGACCGGTTGTTGTCCATTCCGCAGGTGCTCTCGAAAGTGCTGGAAGAGGTGGGGAAGGAGAACTTCTCTCCAGACTCGCTGGCGAAAGTCATTCTCAATGATCCGAACCTGACCAGTCGGATTCTCCATCTGGTCAATTCGCCTTTCTATCATCGCCTGGCGGAGATCAAGACGGTCAACCAGGCGATTTCGGTCATGGGGGTCACGACGGTCAAGTGCCTGGCCCTCTCCACCTCGATCTTCCACCCGGACAAAGTCTCCGCCGAATCGGGGATCGACGCCAAGGCGTTCTTCCAGTACGAGCTGGCGGTCGCCGCGGCCGCCGAGCAGACGGCGAAGGCGGTGAAGTACCGGTCGCCCGAAGAAGCGATGATTGCCGGTCTGCTCCAGGACATCGGGGTGCTGTTCTTCCTCCACCACTATCCCCGGGAGTACCGCAGGGTGGCGCAGCGGAAGGACAAGAGCTGCACGTTGGCGGAGGCCGAACGGGAGGTGTTCAGCATCGACCACACCGAGGTCGGGGGGTACCTTGCGGAGGCCTGGAAGCTGCCCGAGTATATCCGGGCGGCCATTCGCGAGCACCACGAGACGGCGATGGTCGGGGAGCAGCAGACGCTCTCGAACATTGTCCGGATGGCGGTGCTGCTCACCAACGACCATTTCTCCGGGTACGAGCCGCGAATCGAACAGCGGCTCGAGGACATCAACCGGGTATCCCGGGGGCTGGGGATCGAGAAGAAGACGCTCGACGAGATATCGTCGTCGCTGCTGGCGGCCACGATCTCGACGGCGGAATTTCTCGGCGTCGATATCGGGAACGTGGAGGAGATGCTGGTCAAGGCGAACCAGGAAATCTGGAAGTCGTACCTGACGATCGAGAACCTCTTCAAGGAGCGGCAGGCGCTGACCCAGAAGCTCCTGGCGGAGGAGCGGGCGAAGGGGGCGATCGAGTCGAAGAATATCGCCATGGCGACTCTGTCGCACTACCTCAACAACGCGGTGATGGCGATCTACGGGCGGTCGCAACTGCTCCGGATGCAGCACGGCAAGGGAGCGGCGGCGTCGCCGCTGCTGGAGAAGCTCCCGTCCAATCTCGACGTGATCGACCGGTCGGTGAAGAAGATCGTGGCCGTGCTCGAAGAGATGAAAGAGCTCTCGCCCATCGACAAGCAGAAATTCTACAACATGTCGGAGGCGCTGAATATCGACGACCGGATCGCGCGGCGGATGGAGTCGATGGAGACCTCGGGGGATATCGGCGGCGTGCTCACGGCGGCCGAAGAGGCCGCCCATCTCGGCAGTTGA
- a CDS encoding response regulator → MIEHLPIILLPAAVALTVIFLTVRLRLFADEEAAGRWLFVAGGAVLTAAAVWHGVRQTAAYADWFVAAAYPYLDLAHFAVILAGLLLAAAGLAFYADGWQTRREDIEVRDQKLSILDNLQRDARGPYQLVDLLSMSIREIVSHLPDAAGAVFLLNRKHRQFVLTASVGLSQEETALLEYFPLQRNTVSQSIDIGEPILGRSFSFIERSGAERPSRFQSVLVLPLVSGMEKIGGILLVAEAEHYFSRAEIRYLQPVAEWIAEKIKSARLERELTAAVRQSEERAQRGDDLATRLRAATAALGARDGVAAFCRALAGVAESRSVHLFGLTGGALQFYGGSESLGDISENYRTALVDALDRNKPLVINQEGVGDGGRKFVAVSSLVAPLGGREASALLLRREDGPFRVDDDDLKQLELFGGLARLALQRADTERLDLTRRKGFETVLQLLRFDVDVEPDKQPDFFTAHMAPALPAGSLAVLFRRENDGSFTAVGGAPGAADLRLLPGEGIVGEAANRAEGRFVFSRAAVGRAIEALESGSREQMQALFGEQGVPGFAAACPILRLDRVAAVALFLLYDATESERGEWERLLTLASSLYSVRLTVAELNRRVLEAQTTGGGVDQDLVGRMVNELNNHLSAVIGNAELAFTRTNLTGDVAQHLRSVIAEAEQAAKALKDSLGRMRLPAPSTAVAAVEDKSLGAVVKAVLRRLQVAENLYLAGGRAREMAVLAEADGVVPVAEERLYGLVEEMLNRFGAAAADDDVLTLRLYRSDDRLCLDLSRHHRNFPPVDKVAGFGEYEGAPEALRQRPSDTFLRYLADSDVTYAHDRHTQPSTYLSFQFPTAAPGGSARAARPKEAVRILAIDDQTVILDLIAAMSQSMGYEVAVASSGPEGIALARRQRFTLVLTDLAMPGMSGLEVAAEIRKLQPDTPIVLVTGWEVTTDRAQLEEAGIVRVLYKPFRIEQLTEIIRSAVQISPI, encoded by the coding sequence ATGATCGAGCATCTCCCGATCATCCTCCTGCCGGCGGCGGTGGCGCTCACCGTGATTTTTCTCACGGTGCGGCTGCGGTTGTTCGCCGACGAGGAGGCCGCGGGGAGGTGGCTCTTTGTGGCGGGCGGGGCGGTGCTCACGGCGGCGGCGGTCTGGCACGGCGTGCGGCAGACGGCGGCCTACGCCGACTGGTTCGTGGCCGCGGCCTACCCCTATCTCGACCTCGCGCACTTTGCCGTGATCCTCGCCGGGCTGCTCCTGGCGGCGGCGGGCCTGGCGTTCTATGCCGACGGGTGGCAGACGCGGCGCGAGGACATCGAGGTGCGCGACCAGAAGCTGTCGATCCTCGACAACCTCCAGCGGGACGCGCGCGGACCGTACCAACTCGTGGACCTGCTCTCCATGTCAATCCGGGAGATCGTGTCGCACCTTCCGGACGCGGCGGGGGCGGTGTTCCTGCTCAACCGGAAGCACCGGCAGTTCGTACTCACCGCCTCGGTCGGGCTCTCCCAGGAGGAGACCGCGCTGCTGGAGTATTTCCCGCTCCAGCGGAATACCGTCAGTCAGAGTATCGATATCGGCGAGCCGATTCTCGGTCGGAGTTTCAGCTTCATCGAGCGTTCGGGGGCGGAGCGGCCCTCGCGCTTTCAGTCGGTGCTGGTGCTGCCGCTGGTGTCGGGGATGGAGAAGATCGGGGGCATCCTGCTGGTGGCCGAGGCGGAGCACTATTTCAGCCGGGCGGAGATCCGGTATTTACAGCCGGTGGCGGAGTGGATTGCGGAGAAGATCAAGTCGGCGCGGCTGGAGCGGGAGCTGACAGCGGCGGTGCGGCAGAGCGAGGAGCGGGCGCAGCGGGGGGATGACCTGGCGACCCGTCTGCGGGCGGCAACGGCGGCCCTGGGCGCGCGCGACGGGGTGGCGGCTTTCTGCCGGGCGCTCGCGGGCGTCGCCGAGAGCCGCTCCGTCCACCTCTTCGGGCTGACCGGCGGAGCGCTGCAGTTTTACGGCGGGTCGGAATCGCTCGGGGACATTTCGGAGAATTACCGGACGGCGCTGGTGGATGCGCTCGACCGCAACAAGCCGCTCGTGATCAACCAGGAGGGGGTGGGCGACGGCGGGCGGAAATTCGTGGCCGTGTCCAGTCTCGTGGCGCCGCTGGGCGGGCGGGAGGCGAGCGCGCTCCTTCTGCGGCGGGAGGACGGGCCGTTCCGGGTCGACGATGACGATCTCAAACAGCTTGAGCTGTTCGGAGGTCTCGCCCGGCTGGCGCTCCAGCGGGCGGACACCGAGCGGCTCGACCTGACGCGGCGGAAGGGGTTCGAGACGGTGCTGCAGTTGCTGCGGTTCGATGTCGACGTCGAGCCCGACAAGCAGCCCGATTTCTTCACGGCGCACATGGCCCCGGCGCTGCCGGCGGGGAGTCTGGCCGTCCTGTTCCGTCGGGAGAACGACGGCTCGTTCACCGCTGTCGGCGGCGCGCCGGGGGCGGCGGATCTCCGCTTGCTGCCGGGCGAGGGGATCGTGGGGGAGGCGGCCAACCGCGCCGAGGGGCGGTTCGTGTTCAGCCGGGCGGCGGTCGGACGGGCGATCGAGGCTTTGGAATCGGGATCGCGCGAGCAGATGCAGGCGCTCTTCGGCGAGCAGGGCGTGCCGGGCTTCGCCGCGGCCTGCCCCATTTTGAGGCTCGATCGCGTGGCCGCGGTGGCCCTCTTTCTCCTGTACGACGCGACCGAGAGCGAGCGGGGAGAGTGGGAGCGGCTGCTCACCCTGGCCTCCTCGCTGTATTCGGTGCGGCTGACGGTGGCCGAGCTCAACCGGCGGGTGCTGGAGGCGCAGACGACGGGGGGCGGCGTGGATCAGGATCTCGTGGGGCGGATGGTCAACGAGTTGAACAACCACCTCTCCGCCGTGATCGGGAACGCCGAACTCGCTTTCACGCGGACCAATCTCACGGGGGATGTGGCGCAGCATCTCCGCAGCGTCATCGCCGAGGCCGAACAGGCGGCGAAAGCGCTGAAGGATTCGCTGGGACGGATGCGGCTGCCGGCGCCGTCGACGGCGGTGGCGGCGGTCGAGGACAAGTCGCTCGGGGCGGTGGTGAAAGCGGTGCTCCGCCGCCTGCAGGTGGCCGAAAATCTCTACCTGGCCGGCGGGCGGGCGCGCGAAATGGCCGTGCTCGCCGAAGCCGACGGCGTCGTGCCGGTGGCCGAGGAACGCCTCTACGGACTGGTCGAAGAAATGCTCAACCGGTTCGGGGCGGCGGCGGCCGACGACGATGTGCTCACGCTGCGCCTGTATCGGTCGGACGACCGGCTGTGCCTCGATCTCTCGCGGCACCACCGCAATTTCCCGCCGGTCGACAAGGTGGCCGGCTTCGGCGAGTACGAGGGCGCCCCAGAGGCGCTCCGCCAGCGGCCATCGGATACGTTCCTGCGCTACCTGGCCGATAGCGACGTCACCTACGCCCACGACCGCCACACCCAGCCCTCGACTTACCTGTCGTTCCAGTTTCCGACGGCGGCGCCGGGAGGGTCGGCGCGGGCGGCCCGTCCGAAGGAAGCGGTCCGGATTCTGGCGATCGACGACCAGACAGTCATTCTCGATCTGATCGCGGCCATGAGCCAGTCAATGGGCTACGAGGTGGCGGTGGCGTCCTCGGGGCCGGAGGGAATCGCGCTGGCGCGGCGGCAGCGGTTCACGCTTGTGCTGACCGACCTGGCGATGCCGGGGATGTCCGGCCTGGAGGTGGCGGCGGAGATTCGCAAGCTTCAGCCGGACACGCCGATCGTGTTGGTCACGGGGTGGGAGGTGACGACCGACCGGGCGCAGCTTGAGGAGGCAGGGATTGTCCGGGTCCTCTATAAACCCTTTCGGATTGAACAGCTTACAGAGATCATTCGGTCGGCCGTGCAGATCTCACCGATCTGA
- the miaB gene encoding tRNA (N6-isopentenyl adenosine(37)-C2)-methylthiotransferase MiaB: MATTRDIRTFHITTFGCQMNLADSSTLAASLLTRGYRRAASPAEADLLILNTCSVREKAEQRVFGRLGEISQLKRRKPHVKVAVVGCMAQRLGDELVRRAPQVDIVLGTDRLFELPDVLEGIEGTPRIMTAFGHEDMDSIVPVKETPFSGFVTISRGCDNYCTYCIVPYVRGRERAHAAGFILDAVRKMADEGVVEVTLLGQNVNSYAWEGIGFPELLLRVARETGVQRVRYMTSHPKDLSRRLVDVMADEPKIMPHIHLPLQSGSDRILRRMGRAYTLEHYLKIIDYIRARLAYAALTTDLIVGFPSETEAEFEQTLAAVRRIEYDAAFMFRYSVRPGTTAARSADDVPEAEKIRRLNTLIALQQQISHARNQREVGQVRSALVEGPSRRDPRVLRARTEGNKTVLFDSGRAKPGDVVAVRIAAADAFTLHGEMVEAGA, from the coding sequence ATGGCCACCACCAGGGACATACGGACGTTCCACATTACGACTTTCGGCTGCCAGATGAATCTGGCGGACTCCTCGACCCTGGCCGCCTCGCTGCTCACGCGGGGATACCGCCGGGCGGCCAGTCCGGCCGAGGCTGACTTGCTCATTCTCAACACCTGCTCGGTGCGGGAGAAAGCCGAACAGCGGGTGTTCGGCCGACTGGGCGAGATTTCCCAACTCAAGCGGCGGAAGCCCCATGTGAAGGTGGCGGTTGTGGGCTGCATGGCGCAGCGGCTGGGCGACGAACTGGTGCGCCGGGCCCCGCAGGTCGACATCGTGCTCGGTACCGACCGGCTGTTCGAGCTGCCCGACGTCCTCGAGGGGATCGAGGGGACGCCGCGGATTATGACGGCCTTCGGGCACGAGGATATGGACTCGATCGTCCCGGTCAAAGAGACGCCCTTTTCGGGCTTTGTAACTATCTCGCGGGGCTGCGACAATTACTGCACGTACTGCATCGTGCCGTACGTCCGGGGGCGGGAGCGGGCCCACGCGGCCGGATTCATTCTCGACGCCGTCCGCAAAATGGCGGACGAGGGGGTGGTGGAGGTGACCCTGCTCGGGCAGAACGTGAACAGCTACGCCTGGGAGGGAATCGGGTTTCCCGAGCTGCTGTTGCGGGTGGCGCGGGAGACCGGGGTGCAGCGGGTGCGGTACATGACGTCGCATCCGAAGGATCTCTCGCGGCGGCTGGTTGACGTTATGGCGGACGAGCCGAAGATCATGCCGCACATCCACCTCCCGCTGCAGTCGGGCAGCGACCGCATCCTGCGGCGGATGGGGCGTGCGTACACGCTCGAACACTACCTGAAGATCATCGACTACATCCGCGCCCGGCTGGCCTACGCGGCGCTCACCACCGATCTCATTGTCGGTTTTCCCAGCGAGACCGAGGCGGAATTCGAACAGACGCTCGCGGCGGTGCGGCGGATCGAGTACGACGCGGCTTTCATGTTCCGCTATTCGGTGCGGCCGGGGACGACGGCGGCGCGCTCGGCCGACGACGTGCCGGAGGCGGAGAAGATCCGCCGCCTGAACACGCTCATCGCGCTCCAGCAGCAGATCTCCCACGCCCGGAACCAGCGCGAGGTCGGGCAGGTGCGCTCGGCCCTGGTCGAGGGACCGTCGCGTCGCGACCCGCGGGTGCTGCGCGCCCGCACGGAGGGGAACAAGACGGTGCTGTTCGACAGCGGGCGGGCGAAGCCGGGCGATGTGGTGGCGGTGCGCATCGCGGCCGCCGACGCTTTCACGCTCCACGGCGAGATGGTCGAGGCCGGCGCATGA
- a CDS encoding putative Ig domain-containing protein gives MSSASVTRILAVLAALVLLATAAGFGDDDESRDWNTAPASEIHERLAAAKAGDLQRRTALKQLLGGSEATTQTNYDVTFYDVKLRINDTTEIVWGRVTFVATAAEGNVGSVEVDLFLNMTIDSIVGSSGQLAFTRLGNVVTIDLDGTYRVGEQFAFDFWYHGHPTESAGFGAFTFGTYGAYTAISTLSEPYFARTWWPCKDRMDDKADSFNIAIEVDTSLYAASNGTLDSMVAHGGNTHTYYYRVRYPMATYLFMLAISEFQVWYDQWVYNGGADTMPLEYAVYPSWYTASLSSFAVTPGALTIFSDVFGPYPFATEKYGHAHFTWGGAMEHQTMTSLTANSFSMSTTVIVHEMAHQWWGDLITCKSWRDIWLNEGWASYAEALYYEALGGWTAYINHMIGMYFTAGGTVYCQDTSSTDAIFTSRVYDKGAWVLHSLRGVLGDSLFFAGVHAYYNSPYQFKAATTEDFKNVFEAATGVELDWFFNEWVYGTYYPNFWWYWMSEPAAGGGWDVYLRVRQVQTTEPRVFTMPIKFTFTGVSDTVTVWADEKIERTKIHLPANPSALSLDPMNWMIKSQQRLAWDMFVITPSDGLDTVRQYSAYTDTIELRGGSGWQTWSVTAGSLPTGLSLSNEGVISGTTSDTGRFAFTVFVDDNSYSYTDQVDFTLYAAPSAGKPGDVTNDGQVNVADLTLLIDFLFRGGEPPVILNSADVNGSCDISVADVTYLVAHLFRGGPAPLPGCVN, from the coding sequence TTGAGCTCAGCATCGGTGACACGCATCCTGGCGGTTCTGGCGGCGCTTGTGCTGCTTGCGACGGCCGCCGGTTTCGGGGATGACGATGAGAGCCGGGACTGGAACACCGCCCCGGCGTCGGAAATTCACGAGCGTCTGGCGGCGGCCAAGGCGGGGGACCTGCAGCGGCGCACCGCCCTGAAACAGCTCCTCGGCGGGTCCGAAGCGACCACGCAGACGAACTACGACGTCACATTCTACGATGTGAAGCTCCGGATCAACGACACCACCGAGATCGTGTGGGGGCGGGTGACGTTCGTGGCGACGGCGGCCGAGGGGAATGTCGGCAGCGTGGAGGTCGATCTGTTCCTCAACATGACGATCGACTCGATCGTCGGTTCCTCGGGCCAACTGGCTTTCACCCGCCTGGGCAACGTGGTGACGATCGACCTCGACGGCACCTACCGGGTGGGCGAGCAGTTCGCGTTCGATTTCTGGTACCACGGCCACCCGACGGAATCGGCCGGGTTCGGCGCGTTTACGTTCGGCACCTACGGTGCGTACACGGCGATTTCGACCTTGTCGGAGCCCTATTTCGCGCGGACCTGGTGGCCGTGCAAGGACCGCATGGACGACAAGGCGGACTCGTTCAACATCGCCATCGAGGTCGACACTTCGCTCTACGCGGCCTCGAACGGCACGCTTGATTCGATGGTAGCCCACGGCGGCAACACGCACACGTACTACTACCGGGTGCGCTATCCGATGGCGACCTACCTGTTCATGCTGGCGATTTCGGAGTTCCAGGTGTGGTACGACCAATGGGTGTACAACGGGGGCGCCGACACGATGCCGCTGGAGTACGCCGTGTACCCGAGCTGGTACACGGCCTCGCTGTCGAGTTTCGCGGTGACGCCGGGGGCGCTGACGATTTTCTCGGACGTTTTCGGGCCGTATCCGTTTGCGACGGAGAAGTACGGGCACGCGCACTTTACCTGGGGCGGGGCGATGGAGCATCAGACGATGACCTCGCTGACGGCCAACAGTTTCTCCATGTCAACGACGGTGATAGTCCACGAGATGGCCCACCAGTGGTGGGGGGACTTGATCACCTGCAAATCCTGGCGCGACATCTGGCTGAACGAAGGGTGGGCATCCTACGCGGAGGCGCTCTATTACGAGGCGCTGGGCGGCTGGACGGCCTACATCAATCACATGATAGGCATGTACTTCACGGCCGGCGGGACCGTCTACTGCCAGGACACTTCGAGTACGGATGCGATTTTCACGAGCCGCGTGTACGACAAGGGGGCGTGGGTGCTGCACTCGCTGCGCGGGGTGCTCGGGGATTCGCTCTTCTTTGCGGGCGTGCACGCCTACTACAACTCCCCCTACCAGTTCAAGGCCGCGACCACCGAGGATTTCAAGAACGTGTTCGAAGCGGCGACCGGGGTGGAACTGGACTGGTTTTTCAACGAGTGGGTCTACGGCACGTACTACCCGAATTTCTGGTGGTACTGGATGAGCGAGCCGGCCGCCGGGGGCGGCTGGGACGTCTACCTCCGCGTCCGGCAGGTGCAGACCACCGAGCCGCGGGTGTTCACGATGCCGATCAAGTTCACGTTCACCGGGGTCAGCGACACGGTGACGGTGTGGGCGGACGAGAAGATCGAGCGGACGAAGATTCATCTGCCGGCGAACCCCTCGGCGCTGAGTCTCGACCCGATGAACTGGATGATCAAGTCGCAGCAGCGGCTGGCCTGGGACATGTTCGTCATCACGCCGAGCGACGGTCTCGATACGGTGCGGCAATACAGCGCCTACACCGATACCATCGAGCTGCGGGGCGGCTCCGGCTGGCAGACGTGGTCGGTGACGGCCGGCAGTCTGCCGACCGGTCTGAGCCTCTCCAACGAGGGCGTGATCAGCGGGACCACGAGCGACACCGGGCGGTTTGCTTTTACGGTTTTCGTGGACGACAACAGTTACAGCTACACCGACCAGGTCGATTTCACGCTCTACGCGGCGCCGAGCGCCGGGAAGCCCGGGGACGTGACCAACGACGGGCAGGTCAACGTGGCCGACCTGACGCTGCTGATCGACTTTCTCTTCCGGGGCGGTGAGCCGCCGGTGATTCTCAACTCGGCGGATGTCAACGGTTCCTGCGACATCAGCGTGGCCGACGTGACCTACCTGGTGGCGCACCTGTTCCGGGGGGGACCGGCGCCTCTGCCCGGGTGTGTGAACTGA